The nucleotide sequence GAATTCATAGGCCACCCTGGAATCGAACCAGAAACCACGCCCTTATCAAAAGCGTGCTCTACCGTTGAGCTACCAGCGGTTTTTTTATTTACTAGCGCCTGGCTATTCTCCCATTAATAGTTTTAAATAGTATTTTCGCCGCAATGTTTTTTTCACAATCATTGTTTACTTATGAAGTGGTTCTTAACTGCTAAAAACTGCCAGGAAAAATTTTCTCTTTTAAATTTAAATTTTTTTAATTTAGTAAATTATCCAGCAGCACCTTCCAGTACAGCTACCTTGTTACGACTTCACCCCAGTTATTTATTATTATTTATCCTTTTATCAAAAGTTTTAAAAAATAATCAATTTCCGTGGCGTGACGGGCGGTGTGTACAAGGCTCGAAGACTTATTCACCGCCGTAATGCTGACCGGCGATTACTAGCGATTCCAACTTTACATAAACAAATTGCAGTTTATGTTCCGAACTAAAAATGGTTTTCAATTATTACATTTATTTTCACAAATAAATTAAAAATAAATTGATATTGTATTTATTTTTAAAAATTATTGTACCATCTATTGTAGCACGTATGTAGCCCAGAACATAAAGGGCATAAAGACTTGACGTTTTCCTCTCCTTCCTACTAATTTAGTACAAAAATTTATATAGTCTGTTTTTAAAGATATAAAAAACTTTAAATAAGGGTAGCGCTCGTAGCGGGACTTAACCCAACATCTCACGACACGAGCTGACGACAGCCATGCACCTCCTGTAAATTTTTTATTAATTAATATTAATAATTTAAAATAAATTTAGTCTAGTTCTGGTAAGGTTTATCGCGTTACATCGAATTAAATTACGTGCTCCACCGCTTGTACGAGCCCCCGTCAATTCCTTTGAGTTTCACCCTTGCGAGCGTACTACTCAGGCGGAATACTTAACGCGTTAGCTAGGGTACTGAATTTATATATTTAATGTCTCCAGTACCGAGTATCCATTGTTTACAGTTAAGACTACTGGGGTATCTAATCCCATTTGCTACCTTAACTTTCGTATCTCAGTGTCAGTATCGACCCAGTAAGATGCTTTCGCTGTTGATCTTCTTTTTTGTATCTTCGCATTTCACTACTCCTCAAAAAATTCCTCTTACCCTTATCGAACTCAAGATTAATAGTTTTCTTCCTTTTTCTAAATTTATCAAATAGTATTTAAGGAAGAACATACCAATCCACCTACATACACTTTACGCCCAGTAATTTTGGAAAACGCTTGTATCCCCCGTATGACCGCGGCTGCTGGCACGGAGTTAGCCGATACTTTTTAAACTTAAACGTCAGTATTATTTTTTTAAGCAAAAGAAGTTTACAACCTTTATAGGCCTTCCTCCTTCATGTGATGACGCTCTGTCAAGCTTGCGCTTATTGGCAGAAAATTCCCCACTGCTGCCCCCCTTAGGAGTTAGAGCTGTATTTCAATCTCTATGTGGCTGTTTCCCCTCTCAAGGCAGCTACTAATCTTCGCCTTGGTAAAACTATTACTTCACCAACTAGCTAATTAGATATGAGCTTTTTTTTAGACAATAATTATCTTTTAAAACACTATTGCGTTTATTATAAATTATTAAATTTTTATTATATTCTAAAAATAAATTCTCATACATTACTCACTATTACACTATGATATATTAATACCATTCAATTAGCATGTGTTAAGCACATCTCTTGCGTTCTTCCGGAGCCAGGATCAAACTCGTAATAATTTCCTGAACCTTTAAAACATCTAAGGGAAAAATAAATATATGATAAATATATGGAGATAAACGGACTTGAACCGTAAATTTCTTTTTTGCAAAAAAAGTGCTCTACCTCCTGAGCTATATCCCCTATATATTATATATATATATAAAATATATAATATAATATATCTTCAGTAGCTCAGTGGTTAGAGCTTTCGGCTGTTAACCGAAGAGTCGTTGGTTCAAATCCAATCTGAGGAGAAATTTTTTGGAAATATATTACTACGGAAGGAGAGACTCGAACTCTCAAGTTTATTAGATCCTAAATCTAACGCGTCTACCAATTTCGCCACATCCGCATACTAATCTTAGTTAGGCCTAGTAGGTTTCGAACCTACATAAAAACCTTAGAAGGTTTTTGTCCTTACCCATTAGACGATAGACCTTTTATTTTATGCGCAGTATTGGAATCGAACCAATACTTATGTGCTTGTAAAGCATATACTCTACCACTAAGCTAACTACCCTATATTATTTAAGTATAGGTAACTTATATAGTTACGAGTCAATAGCTCAGTTGGAAGAGTATGTGGCTACGGACTACAATGACGGGGGTTCAAATCCCTCTTGACTCTGGATTTAAGATTAAGAAATATTTAAAGCGGGGTAGAGCAGGTTGGTAGCTCGTCGGGCTCATGACCCGAAGGTCAGCGGTTCAAATCGGCTCCTCGTTTATATATAAATATAAAATTAAAATTATATACGGGATATAAGTAAAAAAGTGAAAAAATAAAATAAAAATTTTAAATTATAGGAAAAAAAGGATGTCTAGGTACTTTAAGACGATGAAGGACGTAAAAAATATATATATACGAAAAACTTATTTATAGCTTATATACTTTAAGTAAGATCTCCGAATAGGGAACCTTTTAATATTTTTTAAATTAAAAATGATTTACTTGAGGAACTGAATCATCTTAGTACTCAAAGGAAAAGAAAATAACAATTATTCCCTTAGTAGTGGCGAACGAGTAGGGATAAGAAACGTTAGACGTTTAGTTTAAATAAAAATAAAATAAAGTAAATATAAACAACTGGTTTATATTGAAGAAACAAGAACTTCCTTGTAAAACTAAATACTTTAAAGTAACCGATAGTGTACTAGTACCGTGAGGGAAAGATGAAAAGAACCCCGGGTGGGGAGTGAAAAGAGACTGAAATTTTAATCCTAACAACAATAGAAGGGTATATGAACCTAACTATTTGCCTGTTGAAGAAGGAACCGATAAGTTTTGGTTTTTAAGCAAAAGGCTAAAATTAAACTTGAAGCCATAGTGAAAACGAGTTATTACAATTAGTAATAGCGTTTGTATATAACCAAAAGCGCGAATCCAATTGATATAACCTTGTTCAGAATGAAATATAAATAACTTTATATAGAGGTTCGAACTGATTAATGCTGCAAAATTATCAGAAGAAATGAGGTTAGTTGTGAAATGCTTGTCGAATTTGGAGCTAGCTGGTTCTCCCCGAAATGTATTGAGGCGCAGCTATTATAATATATATAAAAAGGGTAAAGCACTGTTTTTAAAATCACTATAAACTAATAATATTTTTATATTAACATTATAATAAGTGAGACTTTTAGGGATAATCTTATAAGTCAAAAGGGAAACAACCCAGACCATAAACTAAGATAAAAATATAACGAAAATTTTAAAGGATGTGGAGTTGTTACGTATACAACCAGAAGGTTAGCTTGAAGCAGTTTTCCTTTAAAAAGTGCGTTAAAGCTTACTGGTAAAGTAATTCTGCACCTAAAATGAACAATAAAATATTTTTTTATCGAAGTAATGGGATCTATTAATTAAAAATAGATCGGTAGGGGAGCGTTCTACATTAAAATAAAGCAAAGTTATTAAATTTTGTGAATAAAGTAGAAGTGAGAATGTCGGTTTAAGTAACTTAAATATTAAGAAGAATCTAATACCTCAAAAACTCAAAAGGTTCCTATGAAAGGATAAACCGCATAGGGTTAGTCGGGGCCTAAGATAAGAAATTTATTGTAATTGATGGGAATCAAGTTAATATTCTTGAACCATATTTATATAGTATACAAGTAGTGACCTAAATATAAATTCTAAGTAATATAATAAATGATTTTTACTTAGAAATAAAATTTTTGCTAGAAAAATGATATTGTATAATTATAGATATGCCCGTACTAAAACTGACACAAGTGAGTAGGTACTATAACGTACTAAGAGGACGAAATAAATTTCTTTAAGGAACTCGGCAAAACAATCCTGTAACTTCGGGATAAAGGATGCCTATAAGGCTGCAATTAAAAGGTTCAAGCGACTGTTTATCAAAAACACAGGTATCCGCAAAATGTAATTATGAAGTAAGGATACTGACACCTGCCCAGTGCTAGTAAGTTAAAAAAAATTTTTATGTTATACAAATAATTTTTTTATAAGCTCTAGTAAACGGCGGCTGTAACTATAACGGTCCTAAGGTAGCGAAATTCATTGTCGGGTAAGTTCCGACCCGCACGAAAGGTGTAACGACTTGAACACTGTCTTTAAGAAATATTCGGTGAAATAGAAATGTTTGTAAAGATACAGACTTTTTACATCAGGACAGAAAGACCCTATGAAGCTTTACTGCAATTTGAAATTGAAATTAAATTTTATTTATATAGTGTAAGTGGGAAGTTTATACTATTAATGAAACTCCACTTTAATAAATTTTAATTTCTAACTATAATTTTTTTATCATATTATATAAAAATTTCAAAAAGGTAGTTTGACTGGGGCGGTTGCCTCCTAAAGAGTAACGGAGGTGCACAAAGGTCTTTTATTTTAATAAAAATAAAATATTAAAATTAATAAATGTAAAGGTAAATAATAAGAAGGCTTGATTGTGAGAGTAACTACTTAAACAAGGACGAAAGTCGGTCTTAGTGATCCGACAACTCTAAGTGGTAGGATTGTCGCTTAACGGATAAAAGTTACTCTAGGGATAACAGGCTGATCTCTCCCGATAGTCCATATTGACGGGGAGGTTTGGCACCTCGATGTCGGCTCGTCGCATCCTGAGGCTGTAGCAGGTCTCAAGGGTTGGTCTGTTCGCCCATTAAAGCGGCACGTGAGCTGGGTTCAGAACGTCGTGAGACAGTTCGGTCCGTATCCGATGTAAACGTAAGAATATTGTAAAGTATTTCCTTTAGTACGAGAGGACCAAGGAGATTAAACCTATAGTAGTTCAGTTATTTTATCATAAGTATTTTACTGAGTAGCTAAGTTTAATAAAAATAACTACTGAAAGCATATAAGTAGGAAAAAACTTTAAGATTAATATTCTGTTCATAAGATTGAGTAAGAATTTAAAAAGAACATTTATTAAAAAGAAAAATTGTATAAAAATAGTAATGTTTTTAGCAAATTTTTGCTTTTAATTCGAAGATAAATTTTTTCGCTGATGTAGCTCAATGGTAGAGCCGCTGATTTGTAATCAGGAGGTTATGGGTTCGAATCCCTTTATCAGTTGATTTTTTTATTTTATATATTTAATTTTTTTTTTACTAAATATGAAAAAGAAATTTAGAACTAAACTTAAAAAATTACAATATTTTAAACTTACATTTTTACCTGGATTTTGTACTAAATTATTAAAAAAAGAATTAGTACCTATTAAAAAAGGAAAAACATCTTCTTTTCGAATTCAATTATTAGAGAAACAAAAATTAAAATATAATTATAGACTTAAAGAAAATCAAATTAAAAAATATTTTAAATATATTAAATTATTAAAAATATTTAATTTAATTCAAATTATTGAATTACGTTTAGATGCTACTATATTTAGATTAGGTTTTGCTAAATCTATAAACCAAGCTAGACAATTAATTACTCATGGTTTTATTTTTATTAATTCTATATTAGTAAAAAAACCTAGTTTTATTTTAACAGAAAAAGATTTAATTTATATAAATCCTAAAAAATTTACAATTATTTTAATTTGTAGAATTAATTTATTTTTTAGATATTATAATAAATATAATTTATATATATATACTCTATGTGTAGAATATTTAAAATTTAAATTACAAAAAGAATTTTATTTTAAATTATATTTATTTATACCTTTTGATGAAAATTTAATTAAATATTATTATAAGTTTTAATTTAATCTAAATTATTTATTTTTATTGGTAAATGAAGTTAAATGGTTTTAACCCTAGATTGTGGTTCTAGTTATAGCAAGTTCAATTCTTGTCATTTATCAAAATATAAATGATATAATTTAATTAGGTAAAATAAAGAATTGCAAATTCTTGAATTCTCAGTTCAAATCTGAGTATCATTTTTTATAAAAAGGATGTGGTGAAATTTGGTAAACACAGCGGACTTTATAATAATTTAAATTTAGAGATAAATAGTTTTTATCTTTATTATTATCGATAAACTATAAAAAAATTATATAAGAATTTTTGTATTATTAAATTTAGATTTATTAATCAAAAGACTCTAAAAAATAAATTACTTAATATTAATATAGAGTTTATAAAAAAGTTAACTAAATTAATTATAAATATATGAAAATCCGTAAACTTTAAAAAAGTTTTGAGGGTTCGAGTCCCTTCTTCCTTATTTTTTTTAATATACTTGTGGCTGAGTGGGCAAAAGCAGTGAGCTCATAACTCATATAAAACGAAAGTTCGAATCTTTTCAAGTATATAATAAAATAAATATAAATAAATTAATTTATGGATTGATGTCTGAGTGGTCAATAGAAATAGACTGTAAATCTATAGAAGTTATTCTTCATCGGTTCAAATCCGATTCAATTCATTAAAATTTAAATTATAAAATTATAATTTACTTAAGAAAAGTGGCTGAGAGGTTTAAAGCACCAATTTGCTAGTTTGGTATATAATTAAATTTTATATCAAGGGTTCGAATCCCTTCTTTTCTGTTAACTATAAAATTTAAATAGGAATTATAGTTTAATTGGTTAAAATTTTATCTTGTCATGATAATAGATGTGAGTTCAAATCTCATTAATTCCGTTTATTTATATATTTTTATTTAATTTAAAACTAGGTTGTCTGGGAATCGAACCCAGATTCTTTCGGTTAAAAGCCGAATACTAT is from Toxoplasma gondii RH apicoplast, complete genome and encodes:
- a CDS encoding ribosomal protein S4 → MKKKFRTKLKKLQYFKLTFLPGFCTKLLKKELVPIKKGKTSSFRIQLLEKQKLKYNYRLKENQIKKYFKYIKLLKIFNLIQIIELRLDATIFRLGFAKSINQARQLITHGFIFINSILVKKPSFILTEKDLIYINPKKFTIILICRINLFFRYYNKYNLYIYTLCVEYLKFKLQKEFYFKLYLFIPFDENLIKYYYKF